From Candidatus Baltobacteraceae bacterium, the proteins below share one genomic window:
- a CDS encoding BTAD domain-containing putative transcriptional regulator — MQLPGLAIRLFGAGSIASGSPPAELRLPPNGLAVVAFLLLAGNAAIPRDEVAFALWPDDPEEDARANLRRTVYLLQRALPRTEAEWLISERRSISWNRDAPYWFDVREYERYVAEGNAASAVPLYAGDLMATTEGEWLNDRRERLRGLHLQSLGALVENARASGDYARAIEYAKTALRCDPWREDFVRGLIELRSASGDRAGAVREYRTFAETLQREIGVEPMPETAAVLSMVRVRAGAVPHVSHVRKTRSHSIPPSISTFVGRVAELEEIGALFETARLVTLVGPAGVGKTRLGFEFARRSLERYRDGVRLIEIAPVTQEAFFLPTVASALGLADVENRDLHARIAEELADAHVLLVLDNCERMIAPCSEFAERVLTTAGEVTILATSRESLGVPGGVVYEVRPLRVPEPEETGGPQLIEYDAVRLLCQRVAAVYPQFRLTEQNASLIGDITRRLDGIPLAIELAASHARALSPGQILEHLDDRFALLKSTSPVAVPHQRTLRGTIDWSYERLVEDEARMLRSLAVFRGHFSLEAAISVSAENADATQALAVFERLVDKSFVTTVPRADDNRYGLLESIREYLLEKLADLNEERIAQRRHLEYFALLAERLESELTTNRQSHAMALLSQENDNLRAALEWSTEDSEVREWRLRLLGALRWYYWFRGLLAEGSAYCEQILRAAPAEASRAGARALSTYGLCTLQQGAVVEAGEALERALTMYARIGEERDAVITRIHAGIAALFCNDRAAAARYLESASAETESFADDLWLRAYARGGYGVYAAVCGDRRASIEALQDSVDLSERAGETFQGTFWRLNLAIARYDEDPEAAFELFAQCAERGLEQHNERIVAGCFEGFAWCLQHAGSAELAARFLGAEQALRKRTAQALLPQWQRSHDATVRAITGTLGTARLSREIETGVQWLREAPMDALCSAAVHDFSDRIRSQAARKKRAPPRA; from the coding sequence ATGCAATTGCCGGGGCTGGCCATACGCCTTTTCGGGGCGGGCTCGATCGCGAGCGGCTCGCCGCCGGCGGAGCTTCGGCTGCCGCCCAACGGACTCGCGGTCGTCGCCTTTTTGCTGCTCGCCGGCAATGCGGCGATCCCTCGTGACGAGGTCGCGTTCGCGCTTTGGCCCGACGACCCCGAAGAGGACGCGCGCGCCAACCTGCGCCGAACCGTGTATCTCTTGCAGCGCGCGCTGCCGCGCACCGAAGCCGAGTGGCTGATCAGCGAGCGGCGATCGATTTCGTGGAACCGCGATGCCCCGTATTGGTTCGACGTTCGCGAATACGAGCGGTACGTCGCCGAGGGCAACGCGGCAAGTGCGGTGCCGTTGTACGCGGGAGACCTCATGGCGACCACCGAGGGAGAGTGGTTGAACGATCGCCGCGAGCGTCTGCGCGGACTTCATCTCCAATCGCTCGGTGCGCTCGTAGAAAACGCTCGCGCGAGCGGCGATTACGCGCGCGCCATCGAGTATGCGAAAACGGCGTTGCGCTGCGATCCGTGGCGCGAGGACTTCGTTCGCGGCCTCATCGAACTGCGCTCGGCGAGCGGCGACCGCGCGGGCGCCGTCCGAGAATATCGCACGTTTGCTGAAACGCTGCAGCGCGAGATCGGCGTGGAGCCGATGCCGGAGACTGCGGCGGTACTCTCGATGGTTCGCGTGCGGGCGGGTGCGGTGCCACACGTCTCACACGTTCGAAAAACGAGATCGCACTCGATCCCTCCATCGATCAGTACGTTCGTGGGACGAGTCGCCGAACTCGAAGAGATCGGCGCGCTCTTTGAAACCGCGCGGCTCGTCACGCTGGTCGGGCCGGCCGGCGTTGGAAAGACGCGCTTGGGATTCGAATTCGCGCGCCGCAGCCTCGAGCGCTATCGCGACGGGGTGCGCCTCATCGAGATCGCGCCCGTCACGCAGGAGGCGTTCTTTCTTCCGACGGTTGCGAGCGCGCTGGGTCTGGCCGACGTAGAGAACCGCGACCTCCACGCGCGAATCGCCGAAGAACTCGCCGACGCACACGTGCTCTTGGTGCTGGATAATTGCGAGCGCATGATCGCTCCATGCTCGGAGTTTGCCGAACGCGTGCTGACGACCGCGGGTGAGGTTACGATCCTCGCGACGAGCCGCGAATCGCTCGGCGTTCCCGGCGGCGTCGTGTACGAGGTTCGCCCGCTGCGCGTCCCGGAACCAGAAGAAACGGGCGGCCCGCAGCTTATCGAATACGACGCGGTCCGGTTGCTCTGCCAGCGAGTAGCGGCCGTCTACCCGCAGTTTCGGCTCACGGAGCAGAACGCTTCGCTCATCGGCGATATCACGCGCAGACTCGACGGCATCCCGCTCGCGATCGAACTCGCCGCCTCGCACGCTCGCGCGCTCAGCCCGGGGCAGATTCTCGAACACCTGGACGATCGCTTCGCGTTGCTCAAAAGTACGTCGCCGGTCGCCGTTCCGCATCAGAGAACGCTGCGCGGAACGATCGATTGGAGCTACGAGCGGCTCGTCGAGGACGAAGCGCGCATGCTTCGGTCGCTAGCCGTTTTTCGCGGGCATTTTTCGCTCGAGGCCGCCATCTCGGTCAGTGCCGAGAACGCCGATGCGACGCAGGCGCTCGCCGTTTTCGAACGATTGGTCGACAAGTCGTTCGTGACCACCGTGCCGCGAGCCGATGACAACCGCTACGGTCTACTCGAATCGATTCGGGAGTATCTGCTCGAAAAACTCGCCGACTTGAACGAAGAGCGCATCGCGCAGCGACGACATTTGGAATACTTCGCGCTGCTTGCCGAACGTTTGGAATCGGAACTGACGACGAATCGTCAATCGCATGCGATGGCGCTCTTAAGTCAGGAGAACGACAACCTGCGCGCGGCCCTCGAATGGAGCACCGAAGATTCGGAGGTGCGCGAATGGCGCCTTCGATTGCTCGGCGCGCTGCGCTGGTACTATTGGTTTCGCGGACTGCTCGCCGAGGGATCGGCGTATTGCGAGCAGATCCTGCGAGCGGCGCCGGCCGAGGCGTCGCGCGCCGGCGCGCGCGCCTTAAGTACCTACGGTCTGTGCACGTTGCAGCAGGGCGCGGTGGTCGAGGCCGGCGAGGCCCTCGAGCGCGCCCTTACGATGTACGCTCGTATCGGCGAAGAGCGCGACGCGGTCATCACACGGATCCACGCCGGGATTGCGGCGCTCTTTTGCAACGATCGGGCGGCCGCCGCGCGCTACCTCGAGAGCGCGAGCGCCGAGACCGAAAGCTTCGCCGACGATCTTTGGCTGCGGGCCTACGCCCGCGGCGGCTACGGCGTGTATGCGGCCGTTTGCGGCGATCGCCGGGCGAGCATCGAGGCGCTCCAGGATAGCGTCGACCTTTCCGAGCGTGCGGGTGAAACGTTCCAAGGAACGTTCTGGCGGCTCAATCTCGCGATCGCGCGTTACGACGAGGATCCGGAGGCCGCCTTCGAACTTTTCGCGCAGTGCGCGGAACGCGGATTGGAGCAGCACAACGAGCGTATCGTCGCTGGCTGCTTTGAAGGGTTTGCCTGGTGCCTGCAGCACGCGGGCAGCGCCGAACTCGCCGCCCGGTTTCTAGGAGCCGAACAAGCCCTGCGCAAGCGCACGGCCCAGGCTCTCCTCCCCCAGTGGCAGCGCTCGCACGACGCAACCGTACGGGCCATTACCGGGACGCTCGGAACGGCACGCTTGAGCCGCGAGATCGAAACCGGGGTGCAGTGGCTGCGCGAGGCCCCGATGGATGCGCTGTGCTCGGCGGCCGTTCACGATTTTTCAGACCGCATTCGGTCGCAGGCAGCCCGCAAAAAGCGGGCGCCGCCGCGGGCATGA
- a CDS encoding YcaO-like family protein has translation MSSRALDEALARLPELRRRFDITRVCETTRLDRACVPMMSAIVPNSPDDVSVYNGRGRTRDEALVGAVMEAVERQTAARCELAQRTMRPDAIEGGLDLRAAGLRSGYAGVEMPFVRGLDVANGETVFVPTALVQMPWRGLPAFATTHTNGLAAAFSKIDAIRRALLELLERHLWALTHAGAHLRPKRILRASLRCDLAFVDDPVDELVLPCGDERVDDLALRIRAAGLTLRVVVMRAHGLPLAMCATVRESETGIERAHTGLGAAWCPADAAVRAITEAMQARVADTQAARENILRAGDERGSFSEHTRRGRAPAYGRWYFDGPTSPVDLGALEDSSGPDIAGETRRLIAAVKRLAARIVVVDLSPPDGGYAVVRAIVPELETTLIDGRIGSLAKHVVAGA, from the coding sequence GTGAGTTCGCGCGCTCTCGACGAGGCGCTGGCGCGCCTGCCGGAACTTCGGCGGCGATTTGACATTACGCGCGTTTGCGAGACCACTCGTTTGGATCGAGCGTGCGTCCCGATGATGAGCGCGATCGTTCCCAACTCGCCCGACGACGTGAGCGTGTATAACGGGCGGGGCCGCACCCGCGATGAGGCGCTCGTCGGAGCGGTGATGGAGGCCGTCGAGCGCCAGACGGCGGCGCGCTGCGAATTAGCGCAGCGTACGATGAGACCGGATGCGATCGAAGGCGGTCTCGATCTGCGCGCCGCCGGCCTGCGCTCCGGCTACGCGGGCGTCGAGATGCCGTTCGTCCGCGGCCTGGACGTTGCGAACGGCGAAACGGTTTTCGTCCCCACCGCACTCGTGCAGATGCCGTGGCGCGGCCTTCCCGCGTTCGCGACCACGCATACGAACGGACTGGCGGCCGCTTTTTCGAAAATCGATGCGATTCGCCGCGCGTTGCTCGAACTTCTCGAACGGCATCTTTGGGCGCTCACGCACGCCGGAGCGCACCTGCGTCCGAAGCGGATTCTGCGCGCGTCCTTACGGTGCGATCTCGCCTTCGTCGACGATCCGGTTGACGAGTTGGTCTTGCCGTGCGGCGACGAGCGAGTCGATGACCTCGCGCTGCGTATTCGGGCGGCAGGCCTGACGCTGCGCGTGGTGGTGATGCGGGCTCACGGTCTGCCGCTTGCAATGTGCGCGACCGTGCGCGAAAGCGAGACGGGGATCGAACGCGCTCACACGGGGTTGGGCGCCGCATGGTGCCCTGCCGATGCGGCGGTGCGGGCGATCACCGAGGCCATGCAGGCGCGGGTGGCCGACACCCAAGCGGCGCGCGAAAATATTCTGCGCGCAGGTGACGAACGAGGATCGTTCTCGGAGCACACGCGTCGCGGGCGCGCCCCCGCGTATGGACGCTGGTACTTCGACGGACCGACGTCGCCGGTCGATCTGGGTGCGCTCGAAGATTCGAGCGGTCCGGATATAGCCGGCGAAACGCGCAGACTCATCGCCGCCGTGAAGCGGCTGGCCGCCCGAATCGTGGTGGTAGACCTTTCGCCGCCGGATGGCGGCTACGCGGTCGTGCGCGCGATCGTGCCCGAATTGGAGACGACGCTAATCGACGGCAGAATCGGCTCCCTCGCCAAGCACGTCGTTGCGGGCGCGTAG
- a CDS encoding nitronate monooxygenase, whose protein sequence is MRRDFEALLGIEHPIVQAPMAGGATTVELVAAVSQSGALGSFGAASMTPQQILDAAAAVRERTEKPFAFNLFSPLPDPPDADLTAMIELLSHYHAELGMPAPSVPPVYSSRAAFDAQLDAVIESGAPIFSFTFGIVPPAALQRLRSRGIRTIGTATTVAEARALEDAGVDAIVAQGSEAGGHRGTFLGPFESAMIGTLALVPQIVDAVSVAVIASGGIMDGRGIVASRVLGAAGAQLGTAFLTCDESGLPQAYKDAILAASEDGTAITRAFSGRPARGLVNRAMREIEASGAIAPYPMQNALTRAMRAKAGADGRTDYLSLWSGQAPRLARRQSAAALVRRLVAESLRARNDVLGEGADSAVD, encoded by the coding sequence ATGCGACGTGATTTCGAAGCGCTGCTGGGAATCGAACACCCTATCGTCCAGGCGCCGATGGCCGGCGGCGCGACGACGGTCGAGCTCGTAGCGGCCGTTTCGCAGAGCGGAGCTCTGGGGTCGTTCGGCGCCGCGTCTATGACGCCGCAGCAGATTCTCGATGCGGCGGCGGCGGTGCGCGAGCGCACGGAGAAACCGTTTGCGTTCAATCTCTTCTCGCCGTTGCCCGATCCGCCGGACGCGGACCTCACGGCGATGATCGAACTGCTTTCGCACTATCACGCCGAACTCGGAATGCCCGCCCCGAGCGTGCCGCCAGTGTATTCGTCGCGCGCCGCGTTCGATGCGCAACTCGATGCGGTTATCGAGTCCGGCGCACCGATTTTTAGTTTCACCTTCGGCATTGTGCCGCCGGCGGCGCTGCAGAGATTGCGATCGCGCGGAATCCGTACGATCGGAACCGCTACGACCGTGGCGGAGGCGCGTGCCCTCGAAGATGCCGGCGTCGATGCCATCGTCGCGCAAGGCAGCGAGGCGGGCGGCCATCGCGGCACGTTTTTAGGGCCGTTCGAATCCGCGATGATCGGCACGCTCGCGCTCGTACCGCAGATCGTCGACGCGGTCTCGGTTGCGGTCATCGCTTCCGGCGGCATCATGGACGGGCGGGGAATCGTCGCGTCACGCGTATTGGGCGCGGCCGGCGCGCAATTAGGGACGGCGTTTCTGACGTGTGACGAATCGGGTCTTCCGCAAGCGTACAAAGACGCGATTCTCGCCGCGTCCGAGGACGGCACGGCGATCACGCGCGCGTTCTCCGGGCGCCCGGCTCGCGGTCTGGTCAATCGGGCGATGCGCGAGATCGAAGCCTCGGGTGCGATCGCGCCCTATCCGATGCAGAACGCCTTGACTCGAGCGATGCGCGCGAAAGCCGGGGCCGATGGCCGTACCGACTATCTCTCGCTTTGGTCCGGCCAGGCGCCGCGCCTCGCCCGCCGCCAATCCGCAGCCGCACTGGTACGGCGTCTGGTCGCGGAGAGTCTACGCGCCCGCAACGACGTGCTTGGCGAGGGAGCCGATTCTGCCGTCGATTAG
- a CDS encoding cation:proton antiporter has product MGFPPHPATLSVEFGTVLVLGAALLARILLRRFGVPSIITLLACGLAAGPSGIGWLRLDLTQPGARALLSLAVVVVLFEATLRIDLRHMPKATIGLLAIVGPALTLAALPSVGRHFGLTPLVAIMVAAVCVVTGPTVTGPLLARLRLRVLLSHLLETEGLVLDAIGVIIAAAVFASFTTRPGAPFVTGLHATLRIGTGLVVGLALGILGRQTIGLATRSSSDISKIYVLLLGFGAYALAEYLSHESGLVAVVVCGMIVELKAIPHERLLRSFKEDLSMLALSTVFVLLASQIEIAKLGALVLPSAAIVGVLIAFRIVTVLLATTSGRYSWPERLLMMTIFPRGIVAVSLATYYATQLPAWGLRGGGVLAGVLFLIIMITIVVSTAAAIAVTRIFGLAMPSLIIAGISPLTLDAARRLIDRGHRALLVDRDESAVAFARANDVEAEIAEDGGRIVSLVRERNARYVVFAPSERWPDAHVRMPSTVEMYEFGAHGPRYPRFDPEHIGASHAT; this is encoded by the coding sequence ATGGGTTTTCCGCCACATCCCGCAACGCTGTCCGTAGAATTCGGCACCGTCCTGGTACTGGGCGCCGCGTTGCTCGCGCGCATCCTGCTCCGCCGATTCGGGGTGCCGTCGATCATTACGCTGCTGGCTTGCGGTTTGGCCGCCGGCCCCAGCGGGATCGGCTGGCTCCGCCTAGATTTGACCCAGCCCGGAGCGCGCGCGCTGCTCTCGCTCGCGGTCGTCGTCGTTCTTTTCGAGGCAACGCTGCGAATCGATTTGCGCCACATGCCGAAGGCGACGATCGGACTTTTGGCCATCGTCGGCCCGGCGCTCACGCTTGCGGCATTACCGAGCGTGGGACGCCACTTCGGCCTGACGCCGCTGGTAGCGATTATGGTGGCCGCGGTCTGCGTGGTCACCGGACCGACCGTTACGGGACCGCTGCTCGCGCGGCTGCGGCTGCGGGTCTTGCTCTCGCACCTCCTCGAAACCGAAGGGCTCGTGCTCGACGCCATCGGCGTCATCATCGCGGCCGCCGTTTTCGCTTCGTTTACGACGCGTCCCGGTGCGCCGTTCGTCACCGGATTACACGCGACGTTGCGCATCGGGACGGGTCTCGTCGTGGGCCTGGCATTAGGCATCTTGGGCAGGCAAACGATCGGCCTCGCGACGCGCTCGTCGAGCGACATCAGCAAAATCTACGTCCTGCTTTTGGGCTTTGGTGCGTACGCGCTGGCGGAATATCTTTCGCACGAGAGCGGCCTAGTGGCCGTAGTCGTCTGCGGCATGATCGTGGAGCTAAAGGCGATTCCGCACGAACGTTTGCTGCGCTCGTTCAAAGAGGACCTCTCGATGCTCGCGCTTTCGACCGTTTTCGTTCTGCTTGCGTCGCAGATCGAGATCGCGAAACTCGGCGCGCTCGTCCTGCCATCCGCGGCAATCGTCGGCGTATTGATCGCCTTTCGCATCGTGACCGTGCTGCTCGCAACGACGAGCGGCCGCTACTCGTGGCCCGAACGATTGCTGATGATGACGATCTTCCCCCGCGGTATCGTCGCCGTATCGCTCGCAACCTATTACGCGACCCAGTTGCCTGCCTGGGGCTTGCGCGGCGGCGGCGTTCTCGCGGGCGTACTCTTTCTTATCATCATGATCACGATCGTCGTTTCCACCGCCGCGGCGATCGCGGTGACGCGTATCTTCGGCTTGGCTATGCCCTCGCTCATTATCGCCGGCATCTCGCCGCTCACCCTCGATGCCGCCCGCCGGCTCATCGACCGCGGCCACCGCGCGCTGCTGGTCGATCGGGACGAGAGTGCCGTCGCATTCGCGCGCGCCAACGATGTAGAGGCCGAGATCGCGGAGGACGGCGGCCGAATCGTCTCGCTGGTGCGCGAGCGCAACGCCCGCTACGTGGTATTCGCTCCTTCCGAACGGTGGCCGGACGCGCACGTACGTATGCCGTCTACCGTCGAAATGTACGAGTTCGGCGCGCACGGACCGCGCTATCCGCGTTTCGATCCGGAACACATCGGGGCGTCGCATGCGACGTGA
- a CDS encoding STAS domain-containing protein — translation MQDPLAANDDLIFVLRLSGEYDLTRREELRLRLREAPFTERATLDMRDVTFMDATALTELIRLKERLTGPAVVRMIQVQPNVRRLLRITGLDKRFEIHDALLSPAPEVIATTPVRHQRG, via the coding sequence ATGCAAGATCCACTCGCGGCCAATGACGATTTGATTTTCGTTCTGCGATTGTCCGGCGAATACGATCTCACTCGGCGCGAAGAATTGCGGTTGCGGTTGCGCGAAGCGCCGTTTACCGAACGGGCGACGCTCGACATGCGCGACGTAACCTTTATGGACGCGACCGCGCTTACCGAACTGATCCGGCTCAAAGAACGCCTGACCGGACCGGCCGTCGTTCGGATGATCCAGGTGCAACCGAACGTCCGCCGCCTACTGCGGATAACCGGTCTCGACAAACGCTTCGAAATCCACGATGCGTTACTCTCGCCCGCACCGGAGGTTATCGCCACGACTCCTGTCCGTCATCAACGCGGCTAG
- a CDS encoding DEAD/DEAH box helicase: MINSFDTLGLHPALLRAVRDLHYTEPTPVQTAAIPPALEGRDVLASAATGSGKSAAFGLPILNALIDLPRGKTRALILAPTRELAAQIATHLGELARHTKIRVSAVYGGVGFGKQAGAFARGDDIIVATPGRLLDHVTQGTAKLGEVSLFVLDEGDRMLDMGFLPVVRRIAKLVSAKRQTLFFSATIPPAIAALTREMLRDPVRVNLAPTNSAVDGLTQTVYSIDQLRKTDLLVELLKDSSIGSAIAFTRTKARANRLAAALAKHNVASERIHGDRSQAQRTQALDGFKRGKYRVLVATDIAARGIDIAELGHVVNYDVPMIPEDYVHRIGRTARAKRTGDAITFVSAEEESLFAQIERSLGKRLDRSKNPELPEFVAKQAPRLVTYTPRRRR; the protein is encoded by the coding sequence ATCATCAACAGTTTTGACACACTCGGTCTGCACCCGGCGCTGCTGCGCGCGGTACGCGACCTCCACTACACCGAACCCACTCCGGTTCAAACCGCGGCGATCCCGCCCGCGCTCGAAGGGCGCGACGTGCTCGCGAGCGCGGCGACCGGCAGCGGCAAGTCCGCAGCGTTCGGCCTGCCGATCCTCAACGCGCTAATCGATCTGCCGCGCGGCAAAACGCGCGCGCTGATTCTCGCTCCGACGCGCGAACTCGCCGCGCAGATCGCGACGCATCTCGGCGAACTCGCGCGCCATACGAAGATTCGGGTCAGCGCCGTCTACGGCGGCGTGGGCTTCGGCAAACAGGCTGGCGCCTTCGCACGCGGGGACGATATCATCGTCGCGACCCCGGGACGCCTGCTCGATCACGTCACGCAGGGAACGGCGAAACTCGGCGAGGTCTCGCTCTTCGTTCTCGACGAAGGCGACCGGATGCTCGATATGGGTTTCCTGCCCGTCGTGCGGCGTATAGCCAAACTCGTCTCCGCCAAACGCCAGACGCTCTTCTTCTCCGCCACGATTCCGCCGGCAATCGCCGCCCTGACCCGCGAGATGCTCCGCGACCCGGTGCGAGTCAATCTCGCGCCGACGAACTCGGCGGTCGATGGGCTCACTCAAACGGTCTATTCCATCGATCAGTTGCGCAAGACCGATTTGCTCGTCGAACTGCTCAAAGATAGCTCGATCGGCAGCGCGATAGCGTTTACGCGAACGAAAGCGCGCGCCAATCGCCTAGCCGCGGCGCTCGCCAAACACAACGTCGCTTCGGAGCGCATTCACGGGGATCGCTCGCAAGCGCAGCGCACGCAAGCCCTCGATGGATTCAAACGCGGAAAATACCGCGTTCTGGTTGCGACGGACATCGCCGCGCGCGGCATCGACATCGCCGAACTCGGCCACGTCGTCAACTACGACGTTCCGATGATTCCAGAAGATTACGTTCACCGCATCGGCCGCACCGCGCGCGCGAAACGCACCGGCGACGCGATCACGTTCGTCTCCGCCGAAGAAGAGTCGCTCTTCGCACAGATCGAACGATCGCTCGGCAAACGGCTCGATCGCTCGAAGAATCCGGAACTTCCGGAGTTCGTAGCCAAACAAGCTCCGCGTTTGGTAACCTATACCCCTCGCCGCCGCCGCTAG
- a CDS encoding DEAD/DEAH box helicase, which produces MQPELLRAVRDLKFTEPTQIQQLSIPPALEGRDVLASAETGSGKSAAFGLPLLQALMDQPRGTTRALILAPTRELAEQIAQHLTELAKYTTVTVAAVYGGVGFGPQVTAFKRGTDIVVATPGRLLDHVQRGTAKLDRVSMLVLDEADRMLDMGFLPAVRKIITRVATQRQTFFFSATLPAAISALIRDMLDNPVRVELAAKASPVDGLTQTLYAVAQDKKTDLLLELLKDNTIFSAIAFTRTKARADRLAATLEKHRIPTELIHGDRSQSQRTRALENFKRGKYRVLVATDIAARGIDIAELGHVVNYDVPHAAEDYMHRIGRTARAKATGDAITFVSADEEPLIKQIEYALGKPLVRTKNPLSPEASIEAPKPQVVYRSRPRRR; this is translated from the coding sequence TTGCAGCCGGAGTTGCTTCGCGCCGTGCGCGACCTTAAATTCACCGAACCCACCCAGATTCAACAACTCTCCATTCCGCCGGCGCTCGAAGGCCGCGACGTCTTGGCCAGCGCCGAGACCGGCAGCGGTAAATCGGCCGCTTTCGGACTTCCGCTTCTCCAGGCACTGATGGACCAGCCGCGCGGAACGACGCGCGCGCTGATTCTAGCGCCGACGCGAGAGCTCGCCGAGCAGATCGCCCAACACCTCACCGAGCTCGCTAAATATACGACGGTGACGGTCGCGGCCGTCTACGGCGGGGTCGGTTTCGGCCCGCAGGTAACCGCATTCAAACGCGGCACCGACATCGTCGTGGCCACGCCGGGGCGGTTACTCGACCACGTGCAGCGCGGCACGGCCAAACTCGATCGCGTTTCGATGCTCGTGCTCGACGAAGCCGACCGCATGCTCGACATGGGCTTTTTGCCGGCGGTCCGCAAGATCATCACGCGCGTGGCAACGCAGCGCCAGACCTTCTTTTTCTCGGCAACGCTGCCGGCGGCGATCTCGGCGCTGATCCGCGACATGCTCGATAACCCGGTGCGCGTAGAGCTCGCGGCCAAAGCGTCGCCCGTCGACGGCCTGACCCAAACGCTCTACGCGGTCGCGCAAGATAAAAAGACCGATCTGCTCCTGGAATTGCTCAAGGACAACACGATTTTTTCCGCCATCGCTTTCACGCGCACGAAAGCGCGCGCGGACCGGCTGGCGGCGACGCTCGAAAAGCATCGGATCCCCACCGAGCTGATCCACGGCGATCGCTCGCAATCGCAGCGTACTCGCGCGCTCGAAAACTTTAAGCGCGGAAAGTATCGCGTTTTGGTCGCGACCGACATCGCCGCACGCGGCATCGATATCGCCGAACTCGGTCACGTGGTCAATTACGACGTACCGCACGCCGCCGAAGACTACATGCATCGCATCGGCCGCACGGCGCGCGCGAAGGCAACCGGCGATGCGATCACGTTCGTTTCGGCCGACGAAGAACCGCTGATCAAACAGATCGAGTACGCGCTGGGCAAGCCGCTCGTTCGCACGAAGAATCCGCTCTCTCCCGAAGCGAGCATCGAAGCGCCCAAACCCCAAGTCGTCTATCGCTCGCGACCGCGACGCCGCTAG
- a CDS encoding cytochrome c produces MLRGFIAGVTVTVAIVLLAGYAGIVTGTLVPANADAKPGKFEEWAAKTSLRASVRRAATPAAIPLAASDRNLLAGIKLYGENCAVCHGTAGGVKSETKIAKGLYQKPPQLGGKHGVEDDPGGETFWKIKHGIRLTGMPAFGSTLSDAQIWQMSLFLKQMDRLPPVPERAWQAMRTP; encoded by the coding sequence ATGTTACGAGGTTTTATCGCCGGCGTAACGGTCACGGTCGCAATCGTGCTGCTCGCCGGATACGCGGGGATCGTCACCGGCACGCTCGTTCCGGCCAACGCCGATGCCAAACCGGGCAAATTCGAAGAATGGGCGGCGAAAACGTCGCTGCGCGCGAGCGTACGGCGCGCCGCGACGCCGGCCGCGATCCCGCTCGCGGCAAGCGATCGCAACCTGCTTGCGGGCATCAAACTTTACGGCGAAAACTGCGCCGTCTGTCACGGAACCGCCGGCGGCGTCAAGAGCGAGACGAAGATCGCAAAGGGTCTCTACCAAAAGCCGCCGCAGCTCGGCGGCAAGCACGGCGTCGAAGACGATCCCGGCGGCGAGACGTTTTGGAAAATCAAGCACGGAATTCGCTTGACCGGCATGCCGGCGTTTGGGTCCACGCTCAGCGACGCGCAGATCTGGCAGATGTCGTTATTTTTGAAGCAAATGGATCGCTTGCCACCCGTGCCGGAGCGCGCGTGGCAAGCGATGAGGACGCCGTAG
- a CDS encoding DUF2249 domain-containing protein — protein MSDQRIDLRPFPIWDRSVAMYDAFDALAEGQMLTFVTNNDPRALMTRIDQMRPKQARWHYRRVGEREWHFTLTRLEADLAETAMQSLLRRSFVFSMLDDRSRNVLAAAAIERTARKNDVVAGEDTDFPAIGIVREGVLALTSGSGGRERLLHEIFPYEAFGEALFFDEGHTTGRIVALSKIARYVLVPRAVVREIARQEPALLLAIGECCAQRLRMLAEDLGAQSAQPIVVRVAASLLSYAVAERGLVPSLAPLAQMTQAQLAASAGTVKEVAARAIAELEARGALRRERGHIRYLDRSKLLEIVNDP, from the coding sequence ATGAGTGACCAACGGATCGATCTGCGCCCGTTTCCGATTTGGGACCGCAGCGTCGCGATGTACGATGCGTTCGACGCTCTCGCCGAAGGGCAGATGCTCACGTTCGTTACCAACAACGATCCGCGCGCGTTGATGACGCGCATCGACCAGATGCGACCCAAGCAAGCTCGCTGGCACTATCGCCGGGTCGGCGAACGCGAATGGCACTTCACGCTGACGCGCCTCGAAGCGGATCTCGCCGAGACCGCAATGCAATCGCTCTTGCGCCGCTCGTTTGTTTTTTCGATGCTGGACGATCGATCGAGGAACGTGCTCGCGGCCGCCGCGATCGAGCGCACCGCGCGTAAAAACGACGTCGTCGCCGGCGAGGATACCGATTTTCCGGCGATCGGTATCGTACGCGAAGGCGTGCTCGCACTTACCTCGGGCAGCGGCGGGCGCGAACGCCTGCTGCACGAAATTTTTCCATACGAGGCGTTCGGGGAAGCGCTCTTTTTCGATGAAGGCCACACCACCGGCCGTATCGTCGCGCTCTCGAAGATCGCGCGTTACGTGCTCGTTCCGCGGGCCGTCGTGCGAGAGATCGCGCGCCAGGAACCGGCGTTACTCCTCGCCATCGGCGAGTGCTGCGCTCAACGGCTTCGGATGCTGGCCGAAGATTTGGGCGCGCAGTCGGCACAGCCGATCGTGGTGCGCGTCGCCGCGTCGCTGCTCTCGTATGCCGTTGCGGAACGAGGGCTCGTACCTTCGCTCGCTCCGCTCGCGCAGATGACGCAAGCGCAATTGGCGGCTTCGGCCGGCACCGTCAAAGAAGTCGCCGCCCGAGCGATCGCCGAACTCGAAGCGCGGGGCGCGCTCAGACGCGAACGCGGACACATCCGCTATTTGGATCGCTCGAAACTCTTGGAGATCGTGAACGACCCGTGA